From a single Apium graveolens cultivar Ventura chromosome 2, ASM990537v1, whole genome shotgun sequence genomic region:
- the LOC141689912 gene encoding uncharacterized protein LOC141689912, translating to MASNNFSVSIALFNGDHYNSWTIKMKSYLKVMSLWEAIESDVEPIPLPQNPTSAQIKKRDEEVAREAKALSCLHSAVSEEIFTAIMGCDTPKEAWTKIKEELEGNQQTKLMQILNLKREFEMMRMKSNEGVKEYGSRLMSIINQIKLLGGDFSSQRVVDKLLVTLPERYETKISSLEDTKDLSKLTVSELINSLHAVDQRRSMREEEIGGKNEGLLLAKASSSKGTGNKVQCNHCHKMGHEEKDCWHKGKLQYFKCKRYGHLAKNCRSQMDEEDMAHLIDGEPLL from the coding sequence ATGGCATCAAACAACTTCTCAGTCTCTATTGCATTATTCAATGGAGATCATTATAATTCATGGACTATCAAAATGAAATCATATTTGAAAGTTATGAGTTTGTGGGAAGCAATTGAGAGTGATGTTGAGCCAATCCCTCTTCCACAAAATCCAACATCGGCCCAAATAAAAAAACGTGATGAAGAAGTGGCTAGAGAAGCAAAGGCACTTTCATGTCTACATTCTGCTGTGTCGGAAGAGATCTTTACAGCTATTATGGGTTGTGATACTCCTAAAGAAGCATGGACAAAAATTAAGGAAGAATTAGAAGGTAACCAACAAACCAAACTGATGCAAATTCTGAACCTCAAGAGAGAGTTtgagatgatgagaatgaaaagTAATGAAGGCGTCAAGGAATATGGGAGTAGGTTGATGTCCATCATTAACCAAATCAAATTACTTGGTGGAGACTTCTCAAGTCAAAGAGTTGTGGATAAACTTTTAGTGACTCTCCCCGAGAGGTATGAAACTAAAATTTCCTCACTTGAAGATACTAAAGATCTCTCGAAATTAACTGTTTCAGAATTGATCAATTCACTTCACGCCGTGGACCAAAGGAGATCAATGAGGGAGGAAGAAATTGGAGGGAAAAATGAGGGACTCCTATTAGCTAAAGCTTCATCCTCAAAAGGCACAGGCAACAAAGTTCAATGCAACCATTGTCATAAGATGGGTCATGAAGAAAAAGACTGTTGGCACAAAGGAAAGCTACAATATTTCAAATGCAAAAGATACGGGCATCTGGCAAAGAATTGTAGATCCCAAATGGACGAAGAAGACATGGCACATTTAATCGATGGAGAACCACTCCTGTAG